The following nucleotide sequence is from Neokomagataea tanensis.
GCGTTCTCAAATCATGAGAAACACCTGCCAAGACCGACGTACGCTGCGCTACAAAGCGGTTTACCCTTTCACGCATGCGGTTGAACGCAACAGCCGCTTGGCGCACCTCACGCGCACCCTGTGGGCGTATAGCGCCAGCGTCCCTGCCAAGACCAAAAAGCTCCGCGGCATGCGCGAGCCTACGCACTGCACGCACCTGATTACGCATGAATATTCCGGCAATCACGAACAACAATACTGAAGTGCTCGATACCCAAACGACGAACACCCATATGGGCCCGATACTCAGACGCTTTGAAGGCACGTAAACCCCCAAAACACCGCCTGGTAGTTGTATCCTGACGTCAACAATATGCCTTTTTGGAAACCACTCGACTAGAAAAGGCCTGCCGAGACGCTGCTGCAAAGTCCGGGCAAAAACATCATCGATTGGCCCAAAAATATGATTCGTCCCGTGCTTCGCCAACCGCTCATTTGGTAAATACCGAAATTGCAATTGGGTCGTGCGTTGTGCCTCAGCCAAATAATTTGCTCTGGCAGGGTCCGCCATTGGCACCGCAATCGACGACGTCACCAGCATGATCTCCCCTGTCACGCCTCCAGAGAGCCTACGCGAAACCGTGTGCAAATACGTGCCGTAAAACAAAGCCAATACGATGCTTTGCGTTACAAGAAGGGGGACGAGCACAATCAGCATAGAGCGCCCCCAGAGGGAGCGCGGAAGAAAGCGCCTCAACGACTTATCAAATTTTCCCGCAATGCTCGGCGTATCAATGCCCTGGCTTGAGGACATATCCCTTCCCCCGCACGGTTTGGAGGAAGCGCGGTTCGCGAGGGTCCACCTCAATGCGCCGCCTGAGCCGTGTGACCTGCACATCCACAGCTCGCTCTCCGATTTCTTTGATGTCGAGGGCCTCTGCAATCGCTTCACGGGACATAATTTGCCCAATCTGCCGCGAGAGTACCGCCAGAAGAGCCGCCTCTCCTCCCGTTAGGTAGAGTGGGCCATCAGGACCTGAGAGCAGCGAACGCCCAACATCAAATTGCAAAACCCCGAGAGGCAACACTTGATTTTCCGCCCCACCCGCTGGTGCCGCCCGCCGCAAATGTGCCCGCAAACGCAGCAATAATTCTCGCGGCTCAAAAGGCTTGCCCAAATAGTCATCTGCACCAGCTTCAAGGCCGTCAATACGGTCTGCGGCCTCACCGCGAGCAGTCAAAAGCAAAATGGGAAAAAGCATGCCTCCATTGCGCAAGCCGCGTGTGAGCGACAAACCATCCTCTCCCGGCATCGTCACGTCCAGCACCACAGCATCCGGTTGTATGTGCTGTAAAATCTCGCGCGCTCTTTCTGCGTCAGTCGCCGTAGTAACTCGGTATCCATTTTCCGAGAGATACCGCTGTAAAAGGCGCAAAAGCCGCGGATCATCATCGACGACAACTATATGTTCATCCGTCATGCTGCTGCGTCTCCACATGCTGTAAGGCGACCAAAACACGCCTGAAGCCTTCGACCGACGTAAAACCGGCCTCCCGGTAAGCTTTGAACATTACATCGCGCATCAACTGAAATAACGCTTTTTCCAGTGCATCACCTGTTTCGGTCAATTTTAAGGGGCGCCGACGAGCATCGGTTGCATCGCGCTCTTGCACCAAAAATGCTTGGTCTTTCAGGTCCCCCAACGCGCGCCCTAACGATTGCTTGGTAATATTCAACGCCGCCAGCAATTCTGTCGGCGTAATACCGGGGTGAGAACCAACCAGAAATAAAATTCGGTGGTGTGAGTGTCCCAACCCCTTACTTCTCAGCAAGGCCCCGCACTCTGCGTTAAGGCGCCTCCAAGCCAGCATTTGTGCTTCAAACGACTGCCTCAGCTGCTCTTCGCGCAGATATAAATGCGCGGAAATGGATGGGAGCTCAGGACTTTTCATTAGCCGGGGGTCTTCTCGTCTAGAAATGCAAAGCGGCTAAAATCTTCTATACGCTGGGGATACAAAATCCCCTCCAAATGATCATATTCATGCTGCAAAACATTGGCATGAAAACCCGTTGCCGTACCGGAGATTTCTCGGCCTGCTTCATCTGCGCCCAAATAATGCACGGTTTTAAAACGCGGAACATCTGCTCTTAAACCCGGAATAGACAAACATCCTTCCCGGCACACCATCTTCGTGGCATCAAGCGGCGTCAGGACTGGATTTATTAAGACGCGGGGAGCAACCGGGGATTCTCCATCCACGCATCTGGACTGCGGGACGTGGTATACAAACAAGCGCAAAGATTGCCCGATTTGGGGCGCTGCGAGTCCCGCCCCGTTCGCATCCCGCATCGTGTCGAACATATCGCGCACGAGTTGTTGTATTTCCTCGCTCTCAGGAGTGACAACAGAATCCGCCACACGGTGCAAAGTGGGGTGCCCCATGCGTAAAATCTTTAAAACAGCCATGCTTTTCCCAGCCTTTTTCCAAAATATAGACTGCTCTGAGACAAAAAACGGTTCAAGTGGTCCCTAATGATTTGCACCTGCCGCCGGGAATGTGTTAGAGGCTCGGTCCCAACGGAAATGCCATTTCACGGGCGTCAATGACAAGCGCCCTATCTAAGGAGTTGACGACACCGTGCAGGTTCTCGTTCGTGACAACAATGTTGACCAAGCGCTTAAAGCGCTGAAGAAGAAGATGCAGCGCGAAGGCGTTTTTCGCGAAATGAAGCTGCGCCGCCACTTCGAAAAGCCTTCTGAGCGCCGCGCTCGCGAAGCAGCTGAAGCTGTTCGTCGCGCACGCAAGATGGAGCGTAAGCGTCTGGAGCGTGAAGGCTTCTAATAGCTTTCCTGCTCAAAAAAAGCCGCCTCCTTCGGGAGAGCGGCTTTTTTTATGCTTAAATCGCTAAAATCGGAGCGCTAACCAGCGGGTAGAGGTTTGCTCACAGCATCCTCGACATCCTTAAACGACGGCATTAACGCGGATGGAATACTCTTACGAGCTATTTCAACACTCACCTGTGGGGCGTTCGCTTGCAAATGCGCTACGAGCATCGCCCTGACAACATTCAGATACGCCCCTTCTTCCTCCACAACGCTTTTTAAGCGCCCTGCGATAGGGGCAACCATCCCGTACGCCATCAAGATACCCAAAAATGTGCCGACCAAAGCCCCTGCAATCATTTCCCCCAGTACAGCTGGTGGCTTACTGATAGCCGCCATGGTTTTGATGACCCCTAATACTGCAGCAACGATCCCAAGCGCGGGCAGAGCATCAGCAAGCGACTGCAAAGCATGCGCCATATGCGCCTCTTCCAACGCGCGTTTGCGTAGCTCTCCGCCCATGACGTCATCCATTTGGTAGGGATCTGTCGCGTTCATACCCGCCATCCGCAAGTAATCACAGACGAACACACACACGTCTTCATTCTCCGCTACACGTTGATGTGCACGGAAAATATTGCTCTGCTTGGGTTCTTCTATATGGCTTTCAACGGCCGCCATGCCGCGTGCAGACGCAACCTTGCAGAGATGGAAGAGCACCCCCAGCAGCTCAAGATAGTCCTCCTGCGTGTAACGACTACCCTTCAGGGCTTTTTTCACGTCGTGTAGAGCGTGTTTTACAACCCCCATTGGGTTCGCCATTAAAAAGCTACCGATAGCAGCCCCGAGGATGGTCAAAAGTTCGAAGGGCATAGAAGCAAATAATGGGCCAATAGCTCCACCAGATGCCGCAAATGCACCAAACACACACCCCAGAACGATCCCTAATCCGATCAGTACAAACATATTTTTTCTCAGTATTTTTTGTAAAATTCAGTACGAAGCCACGACAAGAACCACGCGACGATTTACCGCAGCCAGAGGGTGCGCAGGTTCTGCTAAATCCCGATCGGCGTACCCGCTAATTTGGTGGAATCGCCAATCCGGCAAACCCGCATGCACTAAAATGTCTCGTGCTGCTGCGGCCCGGCCGCCAGAGAGCTGCCAGTTGGACAAAGAGCCTGAATGAAATGGCGCTGCGTCCGTATAGCCCGCAACCGACACTGCACCCGCCATCCGGGCCAGATAAGGCGCAATAGTGACCAGTAAAGCCTTTGCATGTTCGGTAGGCTCCACAGCCCCCAAAGCGAACATGGATTCTTTTTCAGAATCAGCAATTTGGATATGCAGCCCATCATCTCCTTGCGTTATGCTCACTTGGTCACGGAGAGTATGAAGCGCGGCATTAGCCCCAATTGCCGCCTGTATTTCCCGCATAACCGCCGCCTGATGTGCTTTCTGTGTTCCTCGCGGCGTGGGAGCGGTCTCTCCCGGCTGAGCGGGGCGATCATGCAAAGGGACAATTTGCGTACTTTGATCGGTGGCGTGCGCTGTGACCGCCCCTCTCCCATTATCAGCTTTGTGCCCAGAGAATTCACCTTCATGCACAACTACGGCCTGTGCCGTAGTCGCCAAAGGCGAGGCATCTGTGCCCAACATGTTATCAACCGGCGGGGGCACATCCTTTTGGATGGCCATGGGATTGAAATAGCTTGCTATTCCGCGCCTTTGCTCTTCCGTGGTTGCATTGATGAGCCACATGACGAGGAA
It contains:
- a CDS encoding ATP-binding protein; amino-acid sequence: MSSSQGIDTPSIAGKFDKSLRRFLPRSLWGRSMLIVLVPLLVTQSIVLALFYGTYLHTVSRRLSGGVTGEIMLVTSSIAVPMADPARANYLAEAQRTTQLQFRYLPNERLAKHGTNHIFGPIDDVFARTLQQRLGRPFLVEWFPKRHIVDVRIQLPGGVLGVYVPSKRLSIGPIWVFVVWVSSTSVLLFVIAGIFMRNQVRAVRRLAHAAELFGLGRDAGAIRPQGAREVRQAAVAFNRMRERVNRFVAQRTSVLAGVSHDLRTPLARLRLSLAMLPSKGMVKAEDIQADVSDMVQDLVDMERLIESYLSFARGEGAEKPVPTDINRLLNEVATATERSGGRVVEVVGCEEQEVLLRPDAMWRAVSNLADNARRHGGSSVRFEARMTQRWVEITVEDAGPGLDSEKLEEARQRLASGSRLGNGLGLTIVRDVVQAHGGFMRLDKSKLGGLSVTLSLPR
- a CDS encoding response regulator yields the protein MTDEHIVVVDDDPRLLRLLQRYLSENGYRVTTATDAERAREILQHIQPDAVVLDVTMPGEDGLSLTRGLRNGGMLFPILLLTARGEAADRIDGLEAGADDYLGKPFEPRELLLRLRAHLRRAAPAGGAENQVLPLGVLQFDVGRSLLSGPDGPLYLTGGEAALLAVLSRQIGQIMSREAIAEALDIKEIGERAVDVQVTRLRRRIEVDPREPRFLQTVRGKGYVLKPGH
- a CDS encoding MarR family winged helix-turn-helix transcriptional regulator, producing the protein MKSPELPSISAHLYLREEQLRQSFEAQMLAWRRLNAECGALLRSKGLGHSHHRILFLVGSHPGITPTELLAALNITKQSLGRALGDLKDQAFLVQERDATDARRRPLKLTETGDALEKALFQLMRDVMFKAYREAGFTSVEGFRRVLVALQHVETQQHDG
- the def gene encoding peptide deformylase, whose product is MAVLKILRMGHPTLHRVADSVVTPESEEIQQLVRDMFDTMRDANGAGLAAPQIGQSLRLFVYHVPQSRCVDGESPVAPRVLINPVLTPLDATKMVCREGCLSIPGLRADVPRFKTVHYLGADEAGREISGTATGFHANVLQHEYDHLEGILYPQRIEDFSRFAFLDEKTPG
- the rpsU gene encoding 30S ribosomal protein S21 — translated: MQVLVRDNNVDQALKALKKKMQREGVFREMKLRRHFEKPSERRAREAAEAVRRARKMERKRLEREGF
- the motA gene encoding flagellar motor stator protein MotA yields the protein MFVLIGLGIVLGCVFGAFAASGGAIGPLFASMPFELLTILGAAIGSFLMANPMGVVKHALHDVKKALKGSRYTQEDYLELLGVLFHLCKVASARGMAAVESHIEEPKQSNIFRAHQRVAENEDVCVFVCDYLRMAGMNATDPYQMDDVMGGELRKRALEEAHMAHALQSLADALPALGIVAAVLGVIKTMAAISKPPAVLGEMIAGALVGTFLGILMAYGMVAPIAGRLKSVVEEEGAYLNVVRAMLVAHLQANAPQVSVEIARKSIPSALMPSFKDVEDAVSKPLPAG
- a CDS encoding flagellar motor protein MotB gives rise to the protein MPTSSPTEKRSIIIKRYNVVEAGHHGGAWKIAYADFVTAMMAFFLVMWLINATTEEQRRGIASYFNPMAIQKDVPPPVDNMLGTDASPLATTAQAVVVHEGEFSGHKADNGRGAVTAHATDQSTQIVPLHDRPAQPGETAPTPRGTQKAHQAAVMREIQAAIGANAALHTLRDQVSITQGDDGLHIQIADSEKESMFALGAVEPTEHAKALLVTIAPYLARMAGAVSVAGYTDAAPFHSGSLSNWQLSGGRAAAARDILVHAGLPDWRFHQISGYADRDLAEPAHPLAAVNRRVVLVVASY